From the genome of Ictalurus punctatus breed USDA103 chromosome 28, Coco_2.0, whole genome shotgun sequence, one region includes:
- the LOC108260381 gene encoding adenylate cyclase type 10 produces MDFNLAEILHSGMSRSELYRVLSSEGIRAAEVKSGVLLYLSTVFYRWPIDHRTKLVACVNAAGGYIVHFTDYIILAEWVEENVQISDTISHVIRCAFTMLEMSKVQRCKYSYVDNIKIALSAGAFTKMRLGEEESQVCAVIGPAVEEIRSAEVLLKRRNIILCPEAWRHCDRQNLIVKSIKNEEAVKLLCSREQKSMSVDDLRRYNIHFPMKNYPITYILTNEERETFIREFMIHTACNKIHENQQWQAPNPGLPEIWPTTIMFVYLQFVLTQMDLRFDRHEVSETIAGQMFRCRGKICNVFFFEEGCIFVCAVGLPGDKRQDKTAQAVQAALRIHDTCCQQMDSVSSISIGVATGRVKYKFEKSPLRECFSVYGEKVREAAKLLMKNPGIVSCDEPTKHYSMLPLSTFKLPNWTHEVVCVLEPGLSSDEMNARRLALANIWTMLYEEKEVVKYAAVIGSFTDNNFNFEQLKNTMPPRDNQKLIILLRSLFRVGIFKCASEPRNISSTNSCYCKNNCEEFIWFSVDPVWTCRQMSFCTKGEMETYVDLIYCNQFDGYHSGRAEFLMKKTYRCSKCNARSFQFEEEVVIDDNSEHLQEIYKAIRHYEIFRSQGMCSRNKVYTTEGNGNDTENFLGKVMSVLTEARDRTTAGSCWCAQLVETVLIPTLKHWWLSGCVSKTFYYLVESAAAFVYLQNYDRALQYLTKARHFPENIKKGKPAFPSAFRPSQYIDDFHQVFMHRLTGEILFRAGKILEAEENFKNALKILNCNLPRSSVAQSFKLIYEKLKKLHYRSKQFQIPRERKLERLHECINCLSFLWKINCMRGRLRCASLAITMEINLAFQSTSPFKIVYSAIDYLKYSQFTGEKSECKRLEAFLYRTCASLSDHPGGRRLISHLTQTLAVVKMCTGDLEQSIECTIRAQQLCEVQNIPGLDVRTTAALHLPLLLTDRYSESVQQIQTLSKEMSSSIAKGWFYAACMNFFLYAGFVFRPFEECLAFVEESRSDANLEADKSLMLHLYSAVALWYARLENWEIFAVFFDKAYKLYTWIPTFIESISSGGVMLLECSILLFRKELIDCNRQRRITLKRAQKLSSDFTRFGKSHIFTPRVLHLNAYLHHLTGRKTLAQDLFKEALVLCEKQGNLLDQKWIRQSQVDCSGACSHTPAEWSTAVLSMPRWDQAAKLQPEELLNYRFH; encoded by the exons ATGGATTTCAACCTTGCGGAAATTTTACATTCAGGAATGAGTCGTTCTGAGCTGTACAGGGTTCTATCATCAGAGGGAATTCGTGCTGCAGAAGTCAAGTCTGGTGTTTTGCTGTACTTGTCTACAG TATTCTACAGATGGCCAATCGATCACAGAACAAAACTAGTTGCAT GTGTCAATGCTGCAGGCGGTTACATAGTGCATTTCACAG ACTACATTATTCTGGCTGAGTGGGTGGAGGAGAACGTGCAGATAAGTGACACCATATCTCATGTTATCCGATGTGCTTTCACAATGCTGGAAATGTCCAAAGTCCAACGGTGTAAATATTCCTATGTGGACAATATCAAAATAG CATTATCAGCTGGGGCGTTCACCAAAATGAGACTGGGAGAAGAAGAGAGTCAGGTTTGTGCTGTCATTGGCCCGGCTGTGGAAGAGATACGATCGGCTGAAGTGCTGCTGAAGCGACGCAACATCATTTTGTGCCCTGAAGCATGGCGGCACTGTGACAGACAAAATCTTATTGtcaaaagtattaaaaatgaagaaGCTGTCAAG TTGCTATGCAGCAGGGAACAGAAAAGTATGTCAGTGGATGACCTGCGCCGTTACAACATTCACTTTCCTATGAAGA acTATCCAATTACATACATATTAacaaatgaagagagagaaacctTCATCCGTGAGTTTATGATTCATACAGCCTGTAACAAG ATACATGAAAATCAGCAATGGCAAGCCCCCAATCCTGGCCTGCCAGAGATATGGcctaccaccatcatgtttgTGTATCTGCAATTCGTGCTGACTCAGATGGATCTGAGATTCGATCGTCACGAAGTCAGCGAAACTATTGCAGGGCAGATGTTCAGGTGCCGTGGGAAAATCTGCAATGTCTTCTTTTTTGAAGAG GgctgtatttttgtgtgtgccGTTGGCTTACCTGGGGATAAGAGACAGGATAAGACTGCTCAAGCAGTGCAGGCTGCCTTGCGGATACATGATACATGCTGCCAACAAATGGACAGTGTTTC GAGTATCTCTATAGGCGTAGCTACAGGAAGAGTCAAGTACAAGTTTGAAAAGAGCCCTTTGAGAGAATGTTTCAGTG TGTATGGAGAGAAAGTGCGTGAGGCTGCAAAGTTGTTGATGAAAAatccagggattgtgtcatgtGATGAGCCGACCAAACACTACTCCATGCTGCCTCTTTCAACCTTTAAGCTTCCAAATTGGACCCATGAGGTTGT GTGTGTTCTTGAACCTGGATTGTCATCTGATGAGATGAACGCCAGGCGATTGG CTTTGGCTAACATATGGACAATGCTGTACGAAGAGAAGGAGGTGGTGAAATATGCCGCTGTTATTGGATCCTTCACCGATAACAACTTCAACTTTGAGCAGCTGAAGAATACGATGCCTCCTAGGGATAATCAGAAGCTCATAATCCTCCTGAGATCACTGTTTAGAGTGGGCATCTTCAAGTGTGCCTCAGAGCCCAGGAACATCTCATCAACCAATTCCTGTTACTGCAAGAACAACTGCGAAG agTTCATTTGGTTCTCAGTGGATCCTGTGTGGACGTGTCGGCAGATGAGTTTCTGCACCAAGGGTGAAATGGAGACATATGTGGATTTAATCTATTGCAATCAATTCGACGGTTACCACAGTGGCCGTGCCGAATTCCTGATGAAAAAGACCTACCGCTGCAGCAAGTGCAACGCCAGGAGTTTCCAGTTCGAAGAGGAAGTGGTCATAGATGACAATAGCGAGCATCTCCAAGAGATCTACAAGGCAATACGGCATTATGAGATCTTTCGTAGCCAAG GGATGTGCTCTCGAAATAAGGTGTACACAACTGAAGGAAATGG tAATGATACAGAGAACTTCCTGGGCAAGGTGATGTCAGTACTGACGGAAGCGCGTGATAGGACGACTGCAGGCAGCTGCTGGTGTGCTCAGCTAGTGGAGACAGTACTCATCCCTACACTGAAACACTGGTGGCTTTCAGGATGCGTGTCCAAGACATTTTACTACCTGGTGGAGAGTGCAGCTGCCTTTGTATATCTTCAGAATTATGATAGG GCGTTGCAGTATTTGACTAAGGCCAGGCACTTTCcggaaaatataaaaaaaggcaAGCCTGCATTTCCATCAGCCTTTAGACCTTCCCAATATATCGATGACTTTCATCAAGTATTTATGCATCGGCTCACAGGAGAG ATTCTGTTTAGAGCAGGGAAAATTCTGGAGGCAGAGGAGAATTTTAAGAACGCCTTGAAGATCCTGAACTGCAATCTGCCTCGCAGTTCTGTTGCACAATCCTTTAAGCTCATATACGAGAAGCTGAAGAAACTCCATTATCGGTCCAAACAGTTCCAGATCCCAAG ggaaagAAAGCTAGAGCGTCTACATGAATGCATCAATTGTCTGTCTTTCCTTTGGAAAATCAATTGCATGCGTGGCCGGCTCAGGTGTGCATCGCTGGCCATCACCATGGAAATCAATCTTGCCTTCCAGAGTACCAGTCCGTTCAAG ATCGTCTACTCCGCCATCGACTATCTCAAATACAGTCAGTTTACAGGCGAGAAGAGCGAGTGCAAGCGTCTCGAAGCCTTCCTGTACAGAACTTGTGCCAGCCTTTCAGACCACCCTGGGGGACGGAGGCTGATAAGCCACTTGACTCAAACCCTTGCCGTCGTTAAAATGTGCACAGGGGACCTGGAGCAGTCAATCGAGTGCA CTATTCGAGCTCAGCAGCTGTGTGAAGTCCAGAACATACCCGGTTTGGACGTGAGGACCACAGCTGCATTACACCTGCCTCTGCTCCTCACTGACAG ATACAGCGAGAGTGTGCAGCAGATCCAGACTCTGAGCAAAGAAATGTCAAGCAGCATAGCAAAGGGCTGGTTTTATGCTGCCTGCATGAACTTCTTTCTGTATGCTG GATTTGTATTCAGACCATTCGAGGAGTGTTTGGCTTTTGTGGAAGAGTCTCGGTCAGATGCCAACCTGGAAGCTGATAAGAGTCTGATGCTGCATCTTTACTCTGCAGTGGCTCTGTG gtatgCACGGCTGGAAAATTGGGAGATATTTGCTGTCTTCTTTGATAAGGCGTATAAATTGTACACTTGGATTCCAACCTTCATTGAGTCTATCAGTAGTGGTGGGGTCATGCTCCTGGAGTGCAGCATCCTACTCTTCAGGAAAGAACTGATTGATTGCAACCGTCAAAGAAGGATTACCCTTAAAAGAGCACAAAAg CTCTCTTCAGACTTCACACGTTTTGGAAAAAGTCACATCTTCACCCCACGTGTGTTGCACCTGAATGCTTACCTGCACCACCTGACTGGAAGGAAAACGCTGGCGCAGGACCTCTTCAAGGAAGCTCTGGTGCTGTGTGAGAAACAGGGCAACCTTCTAGACCAGAAGTGGATCAGGCAGAGCCAG GTTGACTGCTCTGGTGCATGTAGCCACACTCCAGCAGAGTGGTCTACAGCTGTTCTGAGCATGCCCAGATGGGACCAAGCAGCAAAACTCCAGCCTGAGGAGCTGCTTAACTATCGCTTCCACTGA